A stretch of the Sphingomonas sp. CL5.1 genome encodes the following:
- a CDS encoding hydantoinase/oxoprolinase family protein encodes MALQLDDETETTAMRLACDTGGTFTDLIVEDDDGNLEMFKASTTPDDPVRGVLDAARLAAEAAGVDLADYLAKADVFIHGTTHAINAVITGRTARTALLTTQGHPDILVLREGGRMEPFNFTIAYPEPYIPRSLTFEVPERIGADGRVVTPLDEAAVVAICEHLLALKVEAVAVALLWAVANTAHELRIRELLAEHLPGVPVTLSSTLNPTIREFRRASSAAIDASLRPLMGSYLGSLTERLRSVGFRGRLLVLTSQGGMVDAHEVAQSPIRAINSGPSLAPVAGKYFGERAMPGADIVVADTGGTTYDVSLVRGGRIPLTRDAWIGQPFRGHMTGFPSVDVQSVGAGGGSIAHVDKGGLLRVGPQSAGAVPGPVCYGRGGIEPTLSDACVVLGYLDPDYFLGGKMTLRIDSARCAIQQRIATPLGMSVEDAALAIVTLATENMAQAIADITVNQGIDPRKAILIGGGGAAGLNSIFIARRMNIPRLVIPEVGAALSAAGALMSELAADFRAVDYMVTSRFDRERANAILRDLRQRSEAFLADTGSSSFHPQIQFALEARYEQQVWEIEVPLTFDVFEGQDDVDAVVEAMHRTHERIFAFRDEQSAVEIIGWSARASCRVHERMIGRMHVRAGDEQRPATRQAYFPAVGACETRVVSFPLLAIGEVQHGPALIESPFTTVVADPGTTFWRTGDGSLVIDLSTQGAAA; translated from the coding sequence ATGGCCCTTCAACTCGACGACGAGACGGAAACGACAGCTATGCGGTTGGCTTGCGATACCGGTGGGACGTTCACCGATCTCATCGTGGAGGACGATGACGGCAACCTGGAAATGTTCAAGGCGTCGACTACTCCGGACGACCCTGTACGCGGCGTGCTCGACGCGGCCCGGCTGGCGGCAGAGGCGGCGGGTGTCGATCTCGCCGATTATCTCGCGAAAGCCGATGTATTCATTCACGGCACCACCCACGCAATCAACGCGGTCATCACCGGCCGCACCGCGCGAACGGCGCTGCTCACTACGCAGGGTCATCCTGACATTCTCGTCTTGCGTGAAGGCGGCCGGATGGAGCCGTTCAACTTTACCATCGCCTATCCCGAGCCTTACATCCCGCGCTCGCTAACCTTCGAGGTACCCGAACGAATCGGCGCCGACGGACGCGTTGTGACTCCATTGGACGAGGCGGCGGTCGTAGCGATCTGTGAGCATCTTCTTGCATTAAAGGTCGAGGCAGTGGCCGTCGCGCTGTTGTGGGCGGTGGCCAACACCGCCCATGAATTGCGAATCCGCGAACTTCTTGCCGAACACCTTCCTGGCGTGCCGGTAACCCTGTCCAGCACGCTCAATCCGACGATCCGCGAATTCCGCCGCGCCTCATCCGCCGCCATTGATGCCTCGCTGCGTCCGCTGATGGGCTCCTATCTCGGTTCGCTCACCGAAAGGTTGCGGTCGGTCGGGTTCAGGGGCCGATTGCTCGTTCTCACATCGCAGGGTGGCATGGTCGATGCGCACGAAGTCGCGCAGTCGCCGATCCGCGCAATCAATTCCGGGCCATCGCTGGCGCCGGTAGCCGGCAAATATTTTGGTGAACGCGCAATGCCCGGCGCAGATATCGTGGTCGCCGACACCGGTGGAACGACCTACGACGTCAGCCTGGTTCGCGGTGGGCGCATCCCCCTCACCCGAGACGCCTGGATCGGCCAGCCCTTTCGCGGCCACATGACCGGCTTTCCGTCGGTGGACGTGCAGAGCGTCGGTGCCGGCGGCGGAAGCATCGCTCACGTGGACAAAGGCGGTCTGCTGCGCGTCGGCCCGCAAAGCGCCGGCGCGGTTCCGGGACCGGTCTGCTATGGTCGTGGCGGCATCGAACCGACGCTAAGCGATGCATGTGTCGTACTTGGTTATCTCGACCCCGATTACTTTCTGGGGGGCAAGATGACATTAAGGATCGATTCCGCGCGTTGCGCGATCCAGCAGCGCATCGCCACGCCGCTCGGCATGAGCGTCGAGGACGCGGCATTGGCGATCGTCACTCTGGCTACCGAAAACATGGCACAGGCCATTGCCGACATTACGGTCAACCAAGGCATCGATCCCCGCAAGGCCATATTGATAGGTGGGGGAGGCGCTGCCGGCCTGAATTCCATTTTCATCGCACGGCGGATGAACATTCCGAGGCTGGTGATTCCGGAGGTCGGCGCGGCACTGAGCGCGGCCGGCGCGTTGATGTCCGAACTGGCAGCGGATTTTCGTGCGGTCGACTATATGGTGACATCGCGCTTCGACCGCGAACGCGCCAACGCCATCCTGCGTGACCTGCGCCAACGGAGCGAAGCTTTTTTGGCTGATACCGGAAGCAGCAGTTTCCACCCACAGATCCAGTTCGCGCTCGAGGCGCGCTACGAACAGCAGGTGTGGGAAATCGAGGTGCCCCTCACCTTCGACGTCTTCGAAGGACAGGATGACGTCGACGCGGTGGTTGAGGCGATGCACCGAACCCACGAAAGGATCTTTGCCTTCCGCGACGAACAATCGGCGGTGGAGATTATCGGCTGGTCGGCGCGGGCCAGCTGCCGGGTGCATGAACGGATGATCGGCCGGATGCACGTCCGTGCCGGCGACGAACAGCGGCCGGCCACCCGCCAAGCGTATTTCCCCGCCGTGGGCGCCTGCGAAACCAGAGTTGTATCTTTCCCGTTACTCGCAATCGGCGAAGTTCAACATGGGCCCGCGCTGATTGAATCACCCTTCACAACCGTGGTCGCCGATCCTGGTACAACCTTCTGGCGAACCGGGGACGGGAGCCTCGTGATCGATCTCTCCACCCAGGGAGCGGCAGCATGA
- a CDS encoding hydantoinase B/oxoprolinase family protein — MTTLPNSETSPLDGAQLAILNNRFEGAARKMANTLLRAGRSGVLNRARDFSACIVTADHQLLAAAESLPIHVLSGPDLMAASMQRFHPQLKRGDAFLHNSPYHGCSHPADHSILVPVIDDDGRHRFTVVAKAHQADIGNSLPTTYHGTARDVYEEGALIFPAVKVQENFETIEDIVRMCEMRIRVPEQWKGDFLAMLGAARIGEQELLALAAEIGWDQLDAFTHRWLDYSEQGMMDAIRQLPAGRISATSTHDHIPGTPVEGIVIKAIVEVDPAQARIVVDLTENSDSLPCGLNLSEACARTSALIGVFNSIDHSVPKNAGAFRRVEVRLREGCVCGIPVHPTSCSAATTNIADRVCAATQGAIAQIADGFGMAEVGAGLSPASGVVSGRDPRTGKPFINQLFLGATGGAATSGNDAWLTYLHAGNGGLCFIDSVELDELCQPILVESRRLVKDTEGPGRQRGAPSLEVVFGPVDCTIDVAFVSDGLVNGPTGVRGGGTGGASSQYLRRADGSRVAIDQVMVLTVRPGEAVVSVTCGGGGYGDPRTRDPASIRRDVQEGWISAERAAAIYGAQSV; from the coding sequence ATGACCACCTTGCCCAACTCCGAGACATCGCCACTCGACGGCGCCCAGCTCGCCATCCTCAACAACCGGTTCGAAGGCGCCGCCCGCAAGATGGCGAACACGCTGCTTCGCGCAGGCAGATCCGGAGTGCTCAATCGCGCGCGAGATTTCTCGGCATGCATTGTCACTGCCGACCATCAGCTTCTTGCCGCGGCCGAGAGTCTGCCGATCCATGTCCTGTCTGGTCCCGACTTGATGGCGGCGTCAATGCAGCGATTTCATCCCCAACTGAAGCGCGGCGACGCCTTTCTACACAACTCGCCCTATCACGGCTGCTCGCATCCCGCGGATCATAGTATTCTGGTGCCGGTGATCGACGACGACGGGCGGCATCGCTTCACCGTCGTCGCCAAAGCTCATCAGGCCGACATCGGCAATTCGCTTCCCACAACCTATCACGGCACAGCGCGCGATGTGTACGAGGAAGGCGCGCTGATCTTTCCGGCCGTCAAGGTCCAGGAGAATTTCGAGACGATCGAAGATATCGTGCGCATGTGCGAGATGCGCATCCGTGTACCCGAGCAATGGAAAGGTGATTTCCTTGCCATGCTCGGCGCCGCGCGGATCGGAGAACAGGAACTCCTCGCTCTCGCCGCCGAGATCGGCTGGGATCAGCTTGATGCCTTCACGCACCGCTGGCTGGACTACAGCGAACAAGGGATGATGGACGCCATCCGGCAACTCCCTGCAGGCCGAATCAGCGCAACGAGCACGCACGATCATATTCCCGGTACGCCGGTCGAAGGCATCGTCATCAAGGCGATCGTCGAGGTGGACCCGGCGCAGGCGCGGATCGTGGTCGATCTCACGGAAAACAGCGACAGCTTGCCCTGCGGCCTTAACCTCAGCGAGGCATGTGCGCGTACCAGCGCGCTGATCGGAGTGTTCAACTCGATCGATCACTCGGTGCCAAAAAATGCCGGTGCGTTCCGGCGTGTCGAAGTACGGCTGCGCGAAGGCTGCGTCTGCGGTATCCCAGTTCATCCGACGAGTTGCTCGGCCGCGACGACCAACATTGCCGATCGTGTTTGCGCGGCTACCCAAGGCGCGATTGCCCAGATCGCCGACGGTTTCGGCATGGCCGAAGTCGGGGCCGGTCTGTCTCCGGCTAGCGGTGTCGTTTCGGGCCGCGATCCACGTACCGGCAAACCGTTTATCAACCAGCTTTTTCTGGGTGCGACCGGGGGGGCTGCCACTTCCGGTAACGATGCATGGCTCACCTACCTCCATGCCGGCAATGGGGGACTTTGCTTCATCGACAGCGTCGAGCTCGACGAGTTGTGCCAGCCGATTCTTGTCGAGAGCCGCCGTCTGGTGAAGGACACCGAAGGACCAGGCAGGCAGCGAGGCGCACCAAGCCTGGAAGTGGTCTTCGGCCCGGTCGATTGCACCATCGACGTCGCCTTCGTCAGCGATGGCTTGGTAAACGGTCCCACGGGCGTGCGCGGCGGCGGAACTGGCGGCGCCTCCAGCCAGTATCTCCGCAGGGCCGATGGCAGCCGTGTCGCCATCGATCAAGTTATGGTGCTGACCGTTCGTCCCGGCGAAGCGGTCGTATCCGTAACATGCGGCGGTGGCGGCTACGGCGATCCGAGGACGCGTGATCCGGCGAGTATCCGCCGCGACGTTCAGGAAGGATGGATCAGTGCGGAACGCGCCGCCGCCATCTACGGAGCACAATCGGTTTAG
- a CDS encoding SDR family NAD(P)-dependent oxidoreductase: MKLQGKVAIVTGGSQGIGEAIAKRLAKDGATVAIVYSRNDAAADKVVSEIVAAGGNAKAVRGNCADVADIQRFVEDVGAEFGRIDILVNNAGTFRTVPVAETTEAIWDEQIDLNLKGTFFCVQAVLPWYRKQGGGKVINLSSIAGVDAFPNCPAYCASKGGVSLLTKALASELARENINVNAIAPGNVATPINAHLRGPGHEDYMAQMSNRTPTGRAFMDANDMAGAAAFLASDDAKGVHGLILLVDDGWCA, encoded by the coding sequence ATGAAACTTCAGGGAAAAGTTGCGATTGTCACTGGCGGAAGCCAGGGTATCGGCGAGGCGATCGCCAAACGCCTCGCCAAGGATGGGGCGACCGTCGCCATCGTATACAGCCGCAACGATGCGGCGGCCGACAAGGTTGTGTCTGAAATCGTTGCAGCGGGAGGCAACGCGAAGGCGGTGCGTGGAAATTGCGCCGACGTTGCTGATATCCAGCGATTTGTGGAAGATGTCGGCGCCGAATTTGGTCGTATCGATATTCTGGTGAACAATGCCGGCACCTTTCGCACCGTGCCCGTGGCCGAAACTACCGAAGCGATCTGGGACGAACAGATCGATCTCAATCTCAAGGGCACCTTTTTCTGCGTTCAGGCGGTCTTGCCGTGGTATCGCAAGCAGGGCGGCGGCAAAGTTATCAACCTTTCGTCGATCGCTGGCGTCGATGCCTTTCCGAACTGCCCCGCCTATTGCGCATCAAAGGGTGGCGTGTCCTTGCTGACCAAGGCGCTCGCGTCTGAACTCGCACGAGAGAATATCAACGTGAACGCGATCGCGCCGGGCAACGTCGCCACACCGATAAACGCCCATCTGCGCGGTCCGGGCCACGAAGACTATATGGCTCAAATGAGCAACCGGACGCCGACCGGGCGTGCCTTCATGGACGCGAACGACATGGCCGGCGCCGCCGCCTTTCTGGCAAGCGACGATGCCAAGGGTGTTCATGGCCTTATCTTGCTCGTCGACGACGGCTGGTGCGCGTGA